The proteins below are encoded in one region of Sebastes fasciatus isolate fSebFas1 chromosome 16, fSebFas1.pri, whole genome shotgun sequence:
- the LOC141752478 gene encoding odorant receptor 131-2-like translates to MAVSQLLYLLSACRVKLTYPVCGVLVMLADLTIVISPLTLVVMSLERYVAVCYPLRHATIITIRNTAVAITVVWSFSSLHVLTQVILLLDFPFDNLESLQMEKYCGKVNILLGPISGLYDKAYTYFLFVSAGLAVISSYIGVMIAARSASTNKASAQKARNTLLLHLVQLGLSLLSTIHQSFLVAMSNIVTRIVFVRIQIVFYVLIFIFPRCLISLIYGIRDQNIRPVLVYHLCCRLKLSVAPAKAKLSP, encoded by the coding sequence ATGGCAGTGAGTCAGTTACTGTACCTCCTGTCTGCTTGTAGAGTAAAACTGACATATCCTGTATGTGGCGTTCTCGTCATGTTGGCCGATCTCACAATAGTAATCTCCCCTCTCACACTGGTGGTGATGTCTCTGGAGAGATATGTGGCTGTGTGCTACCCACTGAGGCAcgctaccatcatcaccatcagaaacacagcagtggcTATCACTGTGGTTTGGTCCTTCAGTTCACTACATGTCCTCAcacaagttattttactgttagattTTCCATTTGACAACCTGGAGAGCCTGCAGATGGAAAAGTATTGTGGCAAAGTAAACATACTTCTTGGCCCAATTTCTGGTCTTTATGATAAAGCCTACacttattttctgtttgtatcaGCTGGTTTAGCAGTCATTTCTTCCTATATAGGTGTGATGATAGCAGCCAGGTCAGCCTCCACAAACAAAGCTTCAGCCCAGAAGGCTCGTAATactctgctgctgcatctggtGCAGCTGGGCCTCAGTCTCTTGTCAACTATACACCAATCTTTCCTTGTAGCCATGTCAAACATTGTTACGAGGATAGTGTTTGTGCGCATCCAGATTGTTTtttatgtgcttattttcatCTTCCCCAGATGTCTGATTTCTCTCATTTATGGCATAAGAGATCAGAACATCAGACCTGTCCTCGTGTACCATCTATGTTGTCGACTGAAACTCTCAGTCGCCCCGGCCAAGGCCAAGCTCTCACCCTAG
- the LOC141752479 gene encoding odorant receptor 131-2-like, with protein sequence MAVSQLLYLLSACRAKLTYPVCGVLTMLASLTIVISPLTLVVMSLERYVAVCYPLRHATIITIRNTAVAITVVWSFSSLHVLTQVILLLDFPFDNLESLQMEKYCGKVNILLGPISGLYDKAYTYFLFVSAGLAVISSYIGVMIAARSASTNKASAQKARNTLLLHLVQLGLSLLSTIHQSFLVAMSNIVTRIVFVRIQIVFYVLIFIFPRCLISLIYGIRDQNIRPVLVYHLCCRLKLSVAPAKAKLSP encoded by the coding sequence ATGGCAGTGAGTCAGTTACTGTACCTCCTGTCTGCTTGTAGAGCAAAACTGACATATCCTGTATGTGGCGTTCTCACCATGTTGGCCAGTCTCACAATAGTAATCTCCCCTCTCACACTGGTGGTGATGTCTCTGGAGAGATATGTGGCTGTGTGCTACCCACTGAGGCAcgctaccatcatcaccatcagaaacacagcagtggcTATCACTGTGGTTTGGTCCTTCAGTTCACTACATGTCCTCAcacaagttattttactgttagattTTCCATTTGACAACCTGGAGAGCCTGCAGATGGAAAAGTATTGTGGCAAAGTAAACATACTTCTTGGCCCAATTTCTGGTCTTTATGATAAAGCCTACacttattttctgtttgtatcaGCTGGTTTAGCAGTCATTTCTTCCTATATAGGTGTGATGATAGCAGCCAGGTCAGCCTCCACAAACAAAGCTTCAGCCCAGAAGGCTCGTAATactctgctgctgcatctggtGCAGCTGGGCCTCAGTCTCTTGTCAACTATACACCAATCTTTCCTTGTAGCCATGTCAAACATTGTGACGAGGATAGTGTTTGTGCGCATCCAGATTGTTTtttatgtgcttattttcatCTTCCCCAGATGTCTGATTTCTCTCATTTATGGCATAAGAGATCAGAACATCAGACCTGTCCTCGTGTACCATCTATGTTGTCGACTGAAACTCTCAGTCGCCCCGGCCAAGGCCAAGCTCTCACCCTAG
- the LOC141752480 gene encoding odorant receptor 131-2-like, whose amino-acid sequence MSHATQSQTNITAGQQYQGLLERVLFSTLTTVPCCVCIFINGTMLFTLRSKLVFCETSRYILLFNLLFADTVQMAVSQLLYLLAACRVKLTYPVCGVLVMLASLTIVISPLTLVVMSLERYVAVCYPLRHATIITIRNTAVAITVVWSFSSLYVLTQVILLLDFPFDNLESLQMKKYCAKVNILLGPISGLYDKAYTYSLFVSAGLAVISSYIGVMIAARSASTNKASAQKARNTLLLHLVQLGLSLLSTIHLSFLVAMSNIVTRIVFVRIHIVFYVLIFIFPRCLSSLIYGIRDQNIRPVLVYHLCCRLKLSVAPAKAKLSP is encoded by the coding sequence ATGTCACACGCAACTCAATCTCAGACCAACATCACTGCTGGACAGCAGTATCAAGGCTTACTGGAAAGAGTGTTATTTTCCACTCTGACTACAgtaccatgctgtgtgtgtatctTCATTAATGGGACCATGTTATTCACCTTGAGGAGTAAATTGGTGTTTTGTGAGACCTCCCGTTACATTCTtttgtttaacctcctttttgcAGACACTGTACAGATGGCAGTGAGTCAGTTACTGTACCTCCTGGCTGCTTGTAGAGTAAAACTGACATATCCTGTATGTGGCGTTCTCGTCATGTTAGCCAGTCTCACAATAGTAATCTCCCCTCTCACACTGGTGGTGATGTCTCTGGAGAGATATGTGGCTGTGTGCTACCCACTGAGGCAcgctaccatcatcaccatcagaaacacagcagtggcTATCACTGTGGTTTGGtccttcagttcactatatGTCCTCAcacaagttattttactgttagattTTCCATTTGACAACCTAGAGAGCCTGCAGATGAAAAAGTATTGTGCCAAAGTAAACATACTTCTTGGCCCAATTTCTGGTCTTTATGATAAAGCCTACACTTATTCTCTGTTTGTATCAGCTGGTTTGGCAGTCATTTCTTCCTATATAGGTGTGATGATAGCAGCCAGGTCAGCCTCCACAAACAAAGCTTCAGCCCAGAAGGCTCGTAATactctgctgctgcatctggtGCAGCTGGGCCTCAGTCTCTTGTCAACTATACACCTCTCTTTCCTTGTAGCCATGTCAAACATTGTGACGAGGATAGTGTTTGTGCGCAtccacattgttttttatgtgcttattttcatCTTCCCCAGATGTCTGAGTTCTCTCATTTATGGCATAAGAGATCAGAACATCAGACCTGTCCTCGTGTACCATCTATGTTGTCGACTGAAACTCTCAGTCGCCCCGGCCAAGGCCAAGCTCTCACCCTAG